The Bradyrhizobium betae genomic interval GGCATCGGGCCCACGGTGGCGTCGATTTACGACTCCCACGACGATGCCGATCTGCGTGCGCGCGCCGCGCTGAAAATGTTGGGCGTCCAGCGGGGCTGGCGGATCGCCGATATAGGCTGCGGCAACGGCGTGCTGGCGACCGAAGCGTCGCTGATGGGTGCGCAGGTCGACGCCATCGACATCTCGCCGGCGATGCTGGCGCTGGCGGAAATCTACGCGCGGGACCGCAAGGCCAAGGTCGCGACGCAGTCGGCTGGCTTGCTGAGCTTCGCCTACCAGCCGGAATCCTACGATCTGATCGTCAGCGAGTTCACGCTGCATCACCTGCCGGATTTCTGGAAGGCGGTGGCGATGTCGCGGATCTATCGCGCGCTGAAGCCGGGTGCGACCTTCTATCTTCGCGACATCGTCTACGCCTCGATGCCGGATGCGGTCGAACGCGACGTCGAGCAATGGGCCGACTGCCAGATCAAGAACCAC includes:
- a CDS encoding class I SAM-dependent methyltransferase is translated as MLARDWYYNERNRMGIGPTVASIYDSHDDADLRARAALKMLGVQRGWRIADIGCGNGVLATEASLMGAQVDAIDISPAMLALAEIYARDRKAKVATQSAGLLSFAYQPESYDLIVSEFTLHHLPDFWKAVAMSRIYRALKPGATFYLRDIVYASMPDAVERDVEQWADCQIKNHDFSRESVVTHMRDEYSTFGWVMERMLTDVGFTLVSADYHAPMHGTYLLRKPKAGEQG